In one window of Henckelia pumila isolate YLH828 chromosome 1, ASM3356847v2, whole genome shotgun sequence DNA:
- the LOC140863077 gene encoding uncharacterized protein, whose product MVEGVLYKRSFSGPLLKFLGPKESNYVLREIHEGCCGNHLGSYSLARKVLLAGIFWPTILKDALVLATSCDSCQRHSRLQHQPEALMKVIVAACPFDQWGIDIAGPFPPAPAQKKFLLVDVDYFSKWVDAEALTRITEGEVLKFLWKIIVCRFGVPRKLISDNGRQFQGSRVQEWCKEIKIQQHFTSVHYTQSNG is encoded by the coding sequence ATGGTGGAGGGAGTTCTTTACAAGAGGTCATTTTCTGGACCTCTTCTCAAATTCTTAGGTCCTAAGGAGTCTAATTATGTTCTGAGGGAGATACATGAGGGATGTTGCGGCAACCACTTGGGCTCTTATTCTCTAGCCCGCAAGGTGCTACTAGCAGGAATTTTCTGGCCTACTATTCTAAAAGATGCTCTAGTTTTGGCGACCTCATGTGATAGTTGTCAACGGCATAGTAGACTCCAGCACCAACCAGAAGCATTGATGAAAGTGATAGTGGCAGCATGTCCCTTTGACCAGTGGGGGATTGATATTGCGGGTCCTTTCCCTCCAGCCCCGGCTCAGAAGAAGTTCTTGTTGGTGGATGTTGATTACTTCTCAAAGTGGGTGGACGCAGAGGCCCTGACTCGCATTACTGAGGGAGAGGTATTAAAGTTTTTGTGGAAGATTATAGTGTGTAGATTTGGAGTACCTCGGAAGCTCATTTCTGATAATGGGAGGCAATTTCAGGGATCCCGGGTGCAAGAATGGTGTAAAGAAATAAAGATCCAACAACATTTCACTTCTGTCCATTATACCCAAAGTAATGGTTAG